The nucleotide window CAGGATCAAGGAGTTTCGCAGAGTCTGCACGCGCTATGACAAGACCGACGTCATGTTCTTGGCGTTCATTCAATTTGCGTTTGTAGCCATATGGCTAAATTAGTATCAACAGTCTCTAAACTGCCTCCGTGAGAATAATCACGGGGGCCTTTTCTTACCCCGGAGGCGGCTATGCCAAGAAAGCCAAAGCGCCCCTGTTCACATCCCGGCTGTCCAAATTTGACTGACAGCCGCTTCTGCCCTGCGCATCAGCAAGAGGAAAACAGGCACTACGAAAAGTACCAGCGCGACCCCGGCACGAAAAAACGTTACGGCAAAGAGTGGAAAGCCATCCGCGACAGGTACGCCGCTTTGCATCCGCTTTGTGAAGAGTGCGGGAAAGAAGGCCGGCTCACGCCAGCGCAGGAAGTGCACCATATCCTGCCCTTGTCACAAGGCGGCGCCCATGAGGATGGTAATCTCATGAGCCTGTGTACTGTCTGCCACTCCAGGATTACCGCCAAAGAGGGCGGGAGATGGCGCGAAAAATGAAAGAGCGTCGTATCAAAGCTCTGCATGGGTAGGGCGCAACCAATCTCTGCGGCTTTGAAAGCCCGCTATGGGCGCGTCCTTTCGTGAAAATTTTTTGGAAATCAAAAATCAAAAAATAAATCAAAAATCAAAAGAGGCCGACGCTACGCAGGTTTTTCTAAAATCAAGGAATCAAGGGGCATCACAAAAATCAAAATCGGAATGGGGCGACGCTTATGCCCAGCGGAGGGTATCGTCCGGGGGCAGGCCGCCCCAGGAAAAAACCAATGGACAAGAAACTTGAAGGCAGGCCGGCAACCTGCGCGGCGAAGCCGAAGCCGCCCGTCCAAAGGACGGCGCCGCAAAACGTCATGGCGGAGTATTTCTCCATGGCCATGAAGGAGTGCGAAAAGGAAGTCCCCTCGGCGGGCGCCCTGCGCGCCGAGATTGAGGAATATATCGCGGCGCGGGGTTGCGAAGGGCACGTCGCGCCGCAGACCATAACCGACTACGTCCTGAACAGGCAGGGTTTTCTTGCCTGCGAGTGTATGAACAGAAAAATAGGGCGCATGACCAAGGAACTGAAGCTCTCGCCCTACGTCACGGCGGGCCAAGGCTATTACAAAGCGATGCAGGGAGATTTCAACCTCATAACGCAAATCATCAACAGGCATGGCAACACGCAGAGTGAAGAGAAAAACGAGTTTCTGGAACTGCTCAAAAACAGGGGGTTCTGATTATGACATCAAAAAATTTATCTGGGCAGAAATTTGGGCGATGGGCTGTAATCGCTCCCACCACGGAGCGCAGAGCATCTGGGGCAATTAAATGGTTGTGCAGGTGTGAATGCGGAACTCGTCGCACGGTATCCTCTACCAGCTTATTAAGCGGAGCATCGCAGGGCTGTGGTGGGAGATGCCGTGTGCGCATAACAAACACATACGAAAGCTCCAATGACGGAACAACACTTGTCGGATGCGCCGATGGACGATCATTCATGGTCGATACTTCCGATATCTTATTGGTTGCTCAATATCAGTGGTGGATTGATAGGAACGGATATGTGAAATCGAAAGTCAACAATCACCAGTTGTTGATATCTCGTTTTCTGCTCGGTGTCTACGAGAAGAGCGGATCTGTATTTGTGGATCACATATCAGGGGATACGCTCGACAACCGTCGCAGAAACCTTCGAATATGCCAACCGAGCGAAAACATCAAGAATCGAAAGCTAAACGCAAACAACAAGACGGGATATAAGGGTGTCAGCTTGCATCGAAAGCTAAGAAAGTATCGGGCGGATATTCGAGCGGGAGGCGGCAAAACGATATATCTTGGCGTTTACGATTCACCAGAAGAAGCGGCTGCGGCATACGACCGAGCCGCTTCTTTGCATCACGGACAATTTGCGCGCACTAACGCGCAAATACAAGGAGACCCGCGAAATGATAATAGCCAAGCGCTATGAAATGGTTCCACTTGACGACATAGTTGCATATGCAAGAAACGCACGAAAGCACTCAAAAGAACAGATTATGCAGATTAGAGCAAGTTTTCGGGAGTTCGGTGTCCTCTCTCCTTGCTTGGTTGATGAGAAATACAACTTGATAGCAGGACACGGACGGCTTGAGGCTGCTCGCGCCGAAGGGCTAACCGAAATCAACTGCGTCGTTGTCGAGGGGCTTACCGATGCGCAAAGAAAAGCGTTCATCATCGCCGATAACCGTCTGGCGCTAAACGCCGGATGGGACGAGGAACTCTTGGCTCTGGAATTCGGGGAACTCAAAGACCTCGGCTTTGACCTCGAACTGACCGGCTTCGACGTGGCCAGCAAGGAGAAGGCCGCCACCCTCATGGGCAGGGACTACAAAGACATGCAGGCGGCAATCACTCCGCAGTACGCCGTCAGAAGGCTCACGCCGACCGAGTGCGCCCTGCTCCAGGGTTTCCCGCCCGACTGGTGCGCATATTTAGAAACGCCGGCGCCTGACGAAGAAGAAATATCCTTCTGGATGGAAGTCTTTGAAACCTATAGGCTTGCCGCGGGAAAAAGCAGTAAACCCAAAAGCCGGCGCCAAATTGTCAAATGGCTGCGAAACCCTCACAGTGACAGCGCCGAATACAAGATGTGGGGCAACGGCGTGGCGCTTCCCTGCGTATGCTTTGTTCTTGGCGGCATTGTCCGCAACGCGGAGCAATGAACCTTGTTTTGCCTGATTTTTATATTTATATTTCTCAAAACACGCTTGTTATTACAGCCGAAAAGAGTGATATATATAACCACCGAAAGGGCGCACAGCCCTGCGGAATCAGGCAAAACGGAGGAATTCACAATGAAACTAAGCTATAACGTAACGGGTCAGGAACGCAAATCGCTGGTGGGCGCTGTCCGTCAGGAACTTAACGCCACGACCAAGTATCTCGGAGCGCCTACCTTCGCCTACGAAGTCGGCGGCTACCACATCGACAAGGTTGGCACGGTCGTCGGAATGGATGGCGAGGAACTGGTCGGCAAACTTGCCGCCCAAGGATTCACGGGCGAGGTCGAGTACGACAACCTGCCCCTTTGCGAAAAGGAAACCCCAGCGTTCGGGCTTGACGTCCACCGCTCCGATCCCGCCGGCGAGGACGGAAGGCAAGCGAGCGACGTTCCCGAAGCCACAGAGTCAGACCGCCTGACGGTGGAGTTTCCGCTCGAAGGCTTCTCGCCTGAAGCCATCGACAACCTGACCAAGATGGTCACGGCGAAGGAAGCCCTCATAAAGGCGGCTCTCGGCGCGGAGGACATTTCCATCAAAATGACCGCCGAGGCGCTCCGGTTTCCGTGGTTCACGCTGAACGACCCAAGCGAGGCCGCCTACTACGTGCAGTTCGTCTTTGCCCTTTGTCGGACGGCGAAGGAGAAAAAGCGCGTCACCGCCAAGGAGCGCGACGTGGAAAACCTGAAATACGCCATGCGGTGCTGGCTGCTCGCATTGGGTCTCATCGGCGGCGAGTACAAGAACGCCCGTAAGCTGCTCCTTGCCAATCTCGGCGGCAACGGCAGCTTCAAGGGCGGCAGCCGCCCGACCTATACGGCGCGCCTCTACACCTATCCAAACGGCGAGGAAGGCGAGTCTATGGAATGCGAGACTTTCGACTTCACATCGCTTGCCAAGGCGAAAGCCAAGTGCGATGAATTCGCCGCCGAATGCGAAAGCATAAAGTACGCCGGCGCGCACGTTGAGGACGATAACGGCAAATATGTTTATGAGTTGCTTTGCGACTGAGGGGGAACTGATAATGAACTTTCCAAACAAAGAAACGGTCGAGCGGGTACGCAAACAGTACCCGCAAGAAACAAGGATTGAGTTAGTGTCGATGAACGACCCCTACGCCACACTTAAGCCCGGTGACAGAGGCACAGTATTCCATGTGGACGATGCCGCTACGGTCTTCGTGAACTGGGACAACGGCTCCACCCTCGGCGCGGTCTACGGCGAGGACGAGATAAGGCTTCTTTCCAAAGCGGAACTCGTGAAGTGGCAATGCCACATGGTGGCGAAAACGGGCCGCACGAATATGTTCGACAGCAAGGCGGCTTTCGAGATTGCCTTGGAGCTGGGCTTCGACGAACTCGCCGACTTCATCTTCATGGACACCAAAGCCTACGGGACGCTTATTTTGACGGGTGAGTTGAGCGACGGCGACCTCAAGGAATGGCCGTAAAGTACAACAAACACGGCGGCTTCACAGCCCCGAAAGATTGTACGCTTTATATCGCTTAAAAGACTTGCTATTATAGCGGTTTAGAGTGATATATGTGTATGCCGCAAGGCACACAACACTTTTCCCAAGGAGGTCACCACCATGACAAACCAACTTCACCTGAACCAAACGGTACGCAACCTCGGCGTCCTCGCCAAGGTCGTCGGCTTCCACCAAATCACAGGCGACCCGGTACTCCGCCCGCTCTGGAACGACGGCACACGCTGGCTTGCCGACGCCGCCAAGTGCGAGGCGGTCGACGAAGCATCCGCCGAAGCCTACCGCCACAAGAACGGGCTTATCGCCCTCGAAGGGAGGGCTTGAGATGGACTGCCGCAAACTGGTCAAGGAGCAGCTCGGCGAGGGCTTCACCTTCAAAAAGGCTTACAACGCCTTTGAAAACGGCGAACTTAGGATTATCGCCACGGACGCTTACGGACGCGAACACCGCTACCTTCTGGTCGACGGCAAGTTGACCGAGAAACCTTAAGGAGGACAAAACAATGTGGAACGAAGGGGTTATTACCTGCCCGGAAACGAACGGAAAATACAAATACTGGGTCAAGCATTTTGAGGAAGGATCGAAGTTCGGCATCGACGGCGGGCGCATTTCAAAGCTGACCATCCGCAGACTGGGTGAAAGCCGCGACCTTTACAACTATGACCGGGGGCTTGACACCGACTGCGCCAACGACGAAGTCAGGGCGGTTTAAAACATTATTCTCAGCAAGTACAACTAATCAGGAAAACAATCTGAGGGCGCTCCCTTCCGGGGGCTGTTCCTCGTTGCCATAGATTTCATGAGACTGCGGCCGCGGTCTTTTTATTTGCCCATTTCACAGAAGGGAGGCTCGCCGGTGGGCGGCTACAAATATCTACCGACAGCTTTAATACTTCCCACATCGCGTTACGACAAGCGGCGAGCCGACTTCGCGGTGAACTTCATATCCATGCTGAAGCATACCACCGGCGAGTGGTGCGGGAAACCGTTTCGGCTCATGCCGTGGCAGGAGCGGATAGTCCGCGACATCTTCGGCATCGTGGACGCGGACGGCTACCGGCAGTTTCGCACCGCATATGTTGAAGTCGGCAAGAAAAATGGCAAGAGCGAACTGGCGGCGGCAATCGCCCTCTATCTTCTCTTTGCCGACGGTGAGGCGGGCGCCGAAGTCTATTCCTGCGCCGCCGACATCAACCAGGCGAGTATCGTGTTCAATACGGCCAAAGCAATGGTGGAACAATGCTCAGACCTGAACAAGATTTCCAAACTTGTGCCGTCCACCAAGCGGATAATCTTCCCGCACACAAACTCCTTTTACAGAGTGCTGTCAAGCGAAACCAAATCAAAGCAGGGGTTCAACGTGTCGGGGCTTATTTTCGATGAGCTGTTCGCGCAGCAAACCAGAGAACTTTTCGATACCATGACCAAATATACGGGCGACGCGAGGCGCCAGCCGCTGTACTTTCTCATTACCACGGCGGGCAGGGACAAAACAAGTATCTGCTACGAAATTCATTGCAAGGCTCAGGCCGTGATTGACGGCTCAAAAATTGACCCGGCGTTCTATCCCGCAGTGTTCGGCATCAAGGACGGCGACGACTGGCAGGACGAGCGGGTATGGCGGCGGGTGAATCCGTCTTGGCGTGACCATACCCTTTGACACGGTACAGGCGGCTTATGAGCAAGCCAAACAGAACCCCGCCGAGGAGATGCATTTTCGGCAGTTCCGCTTGAACGAGTGGTGCAACGCCGACATCCGCTGGCTGCCTATGGACAAATGGGACGCCTGGGGGAGGAAATTGACT belongs to Acidaminococcales bacterium and includes:
- a CDS encoding HNH endonuclease, with the protein product MPRKPKRPCSHPGCPNLTDSRFCPAHQQEENRHYEKYQRDPGTKKRYGKEWKAIRDRYAALHPLCEECGKEGRLTPAQEVHHILPLSQGGAHEDGNLMSLCTVCHSRITAKEGGRWREK
- a CDS encoding HNH endonuclease, which produces MRITNTYESSNDGTTLVGCADGRSFMVDTSDILLVAQYQWWIDRNGYVKSKVNNHQLLISRFLLGVYEKSGSVFVDHISGDTLDNRRRNLRICQPSENIKNRKLNANNKTGYKGVSLHRKLRKYRADIRAGGGKTIYLGVYDSPEEAAAAYDRAASLHHGQFARTNAQIQGDPRNDNSQAL
- a CDS encoding ParB N-terminal domain-containing protein, which translates into the protein MIIAKRYEMVPLDDIVAYARNARKHSKEQIMQIRASFREFGVLSPCLVDEKYNLIAGHGRLEAARAEGLTEINCVVVEGLTDAQRKAFIIADNRLALNAGWDEELLALEFGELKDLGFDLELTGFDVASKEKAATLMGRDYKDMQAAITPQYAVRRLTPTECALLQGFPPDWCAYLETPAPDEEEISFWMEVFETYRLAAGKSSKPKSRRQIVKWLRNPHSDSAEYKMWGNGVALPCVCFVLGGIVRNAEQ
- a CDS encoding DUF4314 domain-containing protein, which encodes MNFPNKETVERVRKQYPQETRIELVSMNDPYATLKPGDRGTVFHVDDAATVFVNWDNGSTLGAVYGEDEIRLLSKAELVKWQCHMVAKTGRTNMFDSKAAFEIALELGFDELADFIFMDTKAYGTLILTGELSDGDLKEWP
- a CDS encoding terminase large subunit; this translates as MGGYKYLPTALILPTSRYDKRRADFAVNFISMLKHTTGEWCGKPFRLMPWQERIVRDIFGIVDADGYRQFRTAYVEVGKKNGKSELAAAIALYLLFADGEAGAEVYSCAADINQASIVFNTAKAMVEQCSDLNKISKLVPSTKRIIFPHTNSFYRVLSSETKSKQGFNVSGLIFDELFAQQTRELFDTMTKYTGDARRQPLYFLITTAGRDKTSICYEIHCKAQAVIDGSKIDPAFYPAVFGIKDGDDWQDERVWRRVNPSWRDHTL